The DNA segment ATTCTGGCAAAATCACTAGGATCGATGCTCCTCTCTGTCAATTGCTTTAAAAGTTGCTTCTCACCTGCTTCTGCATGGTTTCTGTCCACATCTTCTCTGGGTCCGGTAGAGTGCTTCGAACAAACTACTAATGTTCCATCTTCCAAAccagaaatgaaaataatacaGCCGTTGGCCTTTATAGTGACATCGTAAGGACCAGtacaattttcttctatcCACTGCCACTTGGTGAAGTTGACCTCACCCacgttgaaaaatttgtcaTACCCTCTAGCAACAATAACAGGATTTGTTGCATCATCACTAATGAATAAACCTCTAGCATTACATGGCAAAGTGATGTTATTTTTACCATAATCCCACTCATTGAATTTCCATGAAACCACTTTCTTAGTACTATGTGACAAATTGCAAACTCTTTTGTAAGCTTTGCCTCTACCGGACAGCTTTTCTGCCTTCTCTAAATCACTAACAAGCTTAGCTACCGTTCTTTTATCGTTATATGGGCTGGGCATCGCTTCTTTCAGGAATGTTTTTATAAAATTATCACGAATACAATATAGGTCGTGAACAGAAACAATACGTTAACATGCAAAATCTGTTCGAGGCTATTCTAAAGGAATTGAATAGGTTAGTTTCTCCTTTGTATGCTCTCGCTGGACCAACCTCATCGTGAAATTTTATCAGTGGAAAATTGCGCGAGCAGCCCGCTGCAACGTATAGATAATCTACCGTAACAGTGTCTTGAATGTAATAAAGTAGTTTAGAAACACCCTTAAATTGTAAGCAGCGGACGCCAAACGTTACTCTAATATTACTTTGATATTCCATATTATTAAGTGACCTAGTACAAAAATGCCGGCTgaaattgatattgatgaggCTGACATACTAGTTTTATCTCAAGGGTTACAGAAGACAAGTAAACTCACTTTCCAAATCAATAAATCATTGCAAAAAATTGCAGCTACTTCCAATCAATCTAGCCAACTTTTTACTCCCATTCTTGCTAGGAACAATGTTTTGACCACActacaaagaaatattgaaagTACTTTGAATTCCGTTGCCTCAGTAAAAGATCTAGCCAATGAAGCTTCTAAATATGAGATTATTCTACAAAAGGGTATTAATCAAGTCGGATTAAAACAATATACTCAAGTAATACATAAACTGGATGATATGTTGGAGGATATCCAATCTGGACAAGCTAATCGAGAAGAGAACTCAGAATTCCATGGGATTTTAACACATTTGAAAGAACTGATCAAAAGCAGTGAGGCTCAATTGAGGGTATATTTCATTTCAATCTTGAACAGCATAAAACCATTTGATCCTCAAATCAATATCACAAAAAAGATGCCGTTCCCATATTATGAAGACCAACAGTTGGGTGCTCTCTCATGGATTTTAGACTATTTCCACGGTAATTCAGAAAATTCTACTATACAAGACATACTTGTCGGTGAGAGAAGTAAATTAATCCTCAAATGCATGGCATTTCTTGAACCATTTGCTAAGGAAGTTGTCACTGCGAAAAATGCACCCTACGAAAAGGGCAGCAGTGGAATGAATAGCTATACAGAGGCATTGTTAGGTTTCATTGCTAATGAGAAGTCACTGGTAGACGATCTGTACTCTCAGTACACGGAAAACAAACCTCAGGTACTGTCACAGATTTTGTCGCCTTTGATAAGTGCATACGCCAAACTCTTTAGTACCAATTTGAAGATGGTACGAAGCAATCTCGAAAACGTTGGATTCTTTAGTTTTGAATTGGTCGAAAGTATAAATGATGTGAAGAAAACTCTGCGAGGCAAGGAACTACAAAATTATAATTTATTGCAAGATTGCACTCACGAAGTACGTCAGGTAACCCAATCGCTATTCAAAGATGCCATTGATAGAATTATCAAAAAGACTAACTCGATTTCCACTATTCCTTCCAATAATGGTGTCACTGAAGCAACTGTAGATACAATGTCAAGACTAAGAAAGTTCAGTGAGTATAAGAACGGATGTCTAGGTGCCATGGATAATATCACACGTGAGAACTGGTTACCTTCTAGCTATAAAGAGAAGGAATACACTTTACTTAGCGAGTCACTAAACTGGGAAGATCACAATGTATTATTATCGTGTTTCATAAGTGATTGTATAGACACATTGACGGTTAATCTTGAGAGAAAAGCGCAAGTATCATTAATGCCTAATCAGGAACCAGATGTTGCCAATCCTAATAGCTCAAGAAATAAGCACAAACAACGTATTGGATTCTTTATCTTAATGAACTTGATACTTGTTGAGCAGATTGTGGAAAAATCAGAATTGAACTTAATGATCGCTGGGGAAGGTCACTCTAGATTGGAACGGCTGAAAAAACGTTATGTTAGTTATATGGTATCTGATTGGAGAGATCTAACCGCAAATTTGATGGATGCAGTGTTCATTGATAGTAGTggtaaaaaatcaaaagacaaagaacaaattaaagagaaatttagaaaattcAACGAGGGTTTTGAAGATTTAGTGtcgaaaacaaaacaatatAAGCTCTCAGACCCATCATTAAAGGTAACCTTGAAATCGGAAATCGTTTCATTGGTTATGCCCATGTATGAAAGATTCTATAGCAGATATAAGGACTCTTTTAAGAATCCTAGAAAGCACATTAAATATACCCCTGATGAACTAACTACTGTTCTGAATCAATTAGTTAGGTAGTATTAAATAGATTACTTGTTAAAAAGcacaattgaagaaagaacaacataaacaaatgtataattatacatatatactaaCTAAGGTTATCAATTTTAATGTCTGTCCTGCTATGCTAAATGTAAGGAAGTTGTTATATCATACTGGATTAAAGTGTACTTTCATTTATACTTTGTAGCCCAGATTCGTTATCCAAGGTATTGATCAATAATTTCTCTGGTGAAGAAAGCCTTGAAATGAATCTTTCTTCAGAGTCCGAATTTTTAGAGCTTTCTGTTAACCCTGAGCCCTGTGTGGTAATATCATTCATATGATCTGATTCAACAGAATTGTGTGCATTGATTCCATTTAGAAAAATCTCGTTACCTCTCAAAAGTGGAGAAATTTGGTtgttatcattatcattctGTGAAGGATGCCATGCAGAGGAATTCCTAGCGTACGGTGCCGTAATGTCAATTGTAGTATCCACTGATGGTTCGAGTAGGTCGACGTAGGAATCATTTGGCCTCAGAAAAGATTCGTCATTTACTTTATTAGTTAACGTCTCTGTTTTACTCAGCAATGGTTCCATGGTTAATTTGTCCTTGCTTATATTTACACCTGAATAATCAAAAGATGATCTAGCCGAGGCAGGAGTGCTCGAAGTATTTGTATGATTTCGACTTAGTtcgtttttattattatttttgagTTCGTCCTCTATCAGAATCTGATTCAAATCGGTGAAAAAAGGGTTGTCGTGTCTTACTGTGGACGGTAAATTGTCCTGGACACCTTCTCTTTTACCTAATGATCGTAATGAATCATTGCTTAGGTTTCCTAAACCTGAATGAGCAAACccattattatttggtGAGCTGTGTATCGGAGTCGACAAACTCAATACTCtttttctgttcttttcGTTACTCTGATTCCTGTTAGGTGTGGAATCCTTCCCTTCCACGTATTGTGAggttgaaaaactttttactTCTCTATTCTCCCTCTTCTTGGGAGTGGAATCCtttctatatatattttcttctatcCTTGGCGTTGATTCGTTTTTGTTGACACTTTCTGGAAGATTATTATCCAAATGTTTACTGGAGTGAGAAGCCTTTAGAATTGGAGATGTCGGGTGTCTGGAATTAGGTCTCCTTTTTTGATTGTTGTCGTGCAATACAGTTTCCGTATAAGAGGGTGGATCCTTTGGTAGGGTATTCGACTCAGACGACGATAATTCAGTGGTAGTAGTTCCAGATGCGGCATCAGATACTAGGTCAGAAGAAAAGTCGAAATCTGGTGGAGGTATTTCCATGTTTGACATTGGTGAAGTTATTGGTGAAAGTGGGATAGCTTGTGGTGATGCCAATTCTCTTTGCAGAGTCTCTGGTTGATATATATTGGATTTTAATTTAGCGGAGTTGAAAATAGCGTTATCATTCGAATGGGATTTTGAGCTCCTACTAAATTGTCTGGAGCTTCTGTTCAATGAGGTGGAAGGCAAGTGTGGTATTAAAATGTCCAAAGGTTGAACGTTGGGTGAAAGTACTGGTGAAGAAAGAACTTCTTTAGGAAAGAATATGTTAGAATTATGATATAGGTCTACGTTATCTCCTGATGACTccaatattgaagaaatagaagagtctgtttctttggaaaaaatcGTAGTATGGCCATCATAGCTTGGCAGAAGAGTATTTGCATGAGAACATAATCTATGCAACACATGTATTGGAGAATCGATACTAATCTCGTAatgctttcttttattatctACCACCCTGGACAGTCTTAAACAGATTTTAATCCAATGATTCGCTTTGATGTTTTCATATGAAGTATCTGGATGTAGTTGTTGATGGTTATTGAAACGGCTCggaatgaaaatttggTATTCGTACTCTTTATTAACCAAGTctccattttttgaatcCTGCAACAAATTTCCCAtgttttttgcttttgataaatttgcATCA comes from the Saccharomyces mikatae IFO 1815 strain IFO1815 genome assembly, chromosome: 10 genome and includes:
- the ALY2 gene encoding Aly2p (similar to Saccharomyces cerevisiae ALY2 (YJL084C) and ALY1 (YKR021W); ancestral locus Anc_1.282), which translates into the protein MPMDQSISSPLFPMEKDIDIPLGATPLAQSSSLQLFIHLAEPVVFLQGFDPQRTEYPSVVLRGCLVVRILKPTKLKSINLSFKGYSRTEWPEGIPPKRQEFVEIKDIVDHTWALYPPTEQKGKKKMSAFASYDSNNATSNFLMKESGASLYRTLSENDTPTSRKNSISGLSSLNLSPLGTPGNSSVNVRDRESRQRSRSSSATSSTAPSRNLSPINLLKRATSPSVSHHNYKPTTTSILSDLLNNTFTHNDPVYHHNHHTPTNSSHMAITSNNFTSGSGGDFFVFQPGDYIYAFEELIPQEYPESVKADFGFVEYFLYANIERSGAFKSNISGREVVKIVRTQAHNSVEESEPIIISRDWENQLYYDIVIASKDIILDAFLPITFKFAPLDKVTLHRIRIYVTETMEYYCRDKKVHRMEPTKKFLLTEQKGPKLPNLPNDANLSKAKNMGNLLQDSKNGDLVNKEYEYQIFIPSRFNNHQQLHPDTSYENIKANHWIKICLRLSRVVDNKRKHYEISIDSPIHVLHRLCSHANTLLPSYDGHTTIFSKETDSSISSILESSGDNVDLYHNSNIFFPKEVLSSPVLSPNVQPLDILIPHLPSTSLNRSSRQFSRSSKSHSNDNAIFNSAKLKSNIYQPETLQRELASPQAIPLSPITSPMSNMEIPPPDFDFSSDLVSDAASGTTTTELSSSESNTLPKDPPSYTETVLHDNNQKRRPNSRHPTSPILKASHSSKHLDNNLPESVNKNESTPRIEENIYRKDSTPKKRENREVKSFSTSQYVEGKDSTPNRNQSNEKNRKRVLSLSTPIHSSPNNNGFAHSGLGNLSNDSLRSLGKREGVQDNLPSTVRHDNPFFTDLNQILIEDELKNNNKNELSRNHTNTSSTPASARSSFDYSGVNISKDKLTMEPLLSKTETLTNKVNDESFLRPNDSYVDLLEPSVDTTIDITAPYARNSSAWHPSQNDNDNNQISPLLRGNEIFLNGINAHNSVESDHMNDITTQGSGLTESSKNSDSEERFISRLSSPEKLLINTLDNESGLQSINESTL
- the EXO70 gene encoding GTP-Rho binding exocyst subunit EXO70 (similar to Saccharomyces cerevisiae EXO70 (YJL085W); ancestral locus Anc_1.281), which translates into the protein MPAEIDIDEADILVLSQGLQKTSKLTFQINKSLQKIAATSNQSSQLFTPILARNNVLTTLQRNIESTLNSVASVKDLANEASKYEIILQKGINQVGLKQYTQVIHKLDDMLEDIQSGQANREENSEFHGILTHLKELIKSSEAQLRVYFISILNSIKPFDPQINITKKMPFPYYEDQQLGALSWILDYFHGNSENSTIQDILVGERSKLILKCMAFLEPFAKEVVTAKNAPYEKGSSGMNSYTEALLGFIANEKSLVDDLYSQYTENKPQVLSQILSPLISAYAKLFSTNLKMVRSNLENVGFFSFELVESINDVKKTLRGKELQNYNLLQDCTHEVRQVTQSLFKDAIDRIIKKTNSISTIPSNNGVTEATVDTMSRLRKFSEYKNGCLGAMDNITRENWLPSSYKEKEYTLLSESLNWEDHNVLLSCFISDCIDTLTVNLERKAQVSLMPNQEPDVANPNSSRNKHKQRIGFFILMNLILVEQIVEKSELNLMIAGEGHSRLERLKKRYVSYMVSDWRDLTANLMDAVFIDSSGKKSKDKEQIKEKFRKFNEGFEDLVSKTKQYKLSDPSLKVTLKSEIVSLVMPMYERFYSRYKDSFKNPRKHIKYTPDELTTVLNQLVR